From Emcibacter nanhaiensis, a single genomic window includes:
- a CDS encoding GFA family protein, with translation MTRKAQCCCGACVVEVSSEPALHGVCNCNNCKKRTGSAFGISAYFWAEDVRVVSDNTAIYALSNDHGKQERHFCRNCGTTLYWQVEIFAGMTGVAGGCFAEDPLPDPTFYAMLDNKCAWVSFSEQMKAGLKPEDIPTKN, from the coding sequence ATGACCAGAAAAGCACAATGTTGTTGCGGGGCCTGTGTGGTGGAAGTATCGAGCGAGCCCGCGCTGCACGGGGTCTGTAACTGCAACAACTGCAAGAAGAGGACCGGCAGCGCCTTTGGCATCTCGGCCTATTTCTGGGCCGAGGACGTCCGGGTCGTCTCGGACAACACCGCAATCTATGCGCTCAGTAACGATCACGGCAAGCAGGAACGGCATTTCTGCCGCAACTGCGGCACCACGCTCTATTGGCAGGTGGAGATCTTTGCCGGCATGACCGGCGTCGCCGGCGGCTGCTTTGCCGAGGATCCGCTGCCCGACCCGACCTTTTACGCCATGCTGGACAATAAATGCGCCTGGGTCAGTTTTTCCGAGCAGATGAAAGCGGGCCTGAAGCCCGAGGACATCCCGACGAAAAACTGA
- a CDS encoding gamma-glutamylcyclotransferase family protein translates to MSRFTYFAYGSNLLPHRLEARCPSARFLGVATAEGFGLDFSKIGQDRSGKATIFEAGNSKVIGALFELHRDDQPALDRFEGRGYGYDRHDDFEVVTLGGQKAVSCRTYIAPDEHRAEDLLPWDWYLQLVLAGTLHHDMPEDYVARFRAQSHAPHHDEAHPGRKEAHEILRAAGYHNLRPGAG, encoded by the coding sequence ATGAGCCGCTTTACCTATTTTGCCTATGGATCGAACCTGTTGCCGCACCGGCTTGAGGCCCGCTGCCCCAGCGCCCGCTTCCTCGGGGTGGCGACAGCCGAGGGCTTCGGCCTCGATTTTTCCAAGATCGGCCAGGATCGTTCCGGAAAGGCAACAATTTTTGAGGCCGGGAATTCAAAAGTGATCGGCGCCCTGTTCGAGCTTCATAGGGACGACCAGCCGGCGCTCGACCGTTTTGAAGGCAGAGGCTATGGCTATGACCGCCATGACGATTTCGAGGTGGTGACGCTTGGCGGACAAAAGGCCGTCAGCTGCCGCACCTATATCGCCCCGGACGAACACCGGGCCGAGGATCTACTGCCCTGGGACTGGTATCTGCAGCTGGTGCTGGCCGGCACACTGCATCATGACATGCCCGAAGACTATGTCGCCCGTTTCCGGGCCCAGAGCCATGCGCCCCACCATGACGAGGCCCACCCGGGCCGCAAGGAGGCCCATGAAATTCTCAGGGCCGCGGGCTATCACAATCTGCGCCCCGGGGCAGGCTAG